A part of Thermoplasmatales archaeon genomic DNA contains:
- a CDS encoding gamma carbonic anhydrase family protein has product MIRKFGEKYPKISNSAIVDDTALIIGDVFIDDFANIWPHALLRATDEKIFVGKKSAILDKSFIESPEEVYIGEGSIISHGSIVHGSRIGKNVLVGIGAILLEVEIGDNCIIASGSVVKEGVEENSFVAGIPGKVIREVRKEEIEKNKKICEEMYNKAKLLKEND; this is encoded by the coding sequence ATGATAAGAAAATTTGGTGAAAAATATCCAAAAATAAGCAATTCAGCAATCGTTGATGATACCGCATTGATAATTGGAGATGTTTTTATTGATGATTTTGCAAATATATGGCCTCATGCCCTGCTGCGTGCAACTGACGAAAAAATATTTGTTGGAAAGAAATCTGCGATTTTGGATAAATCATTTATTGAATCACCAGAGGAAGTTTATATAGGGGAAGGAAGCATAATTTCTCATGGTTCAATTGTTCATGGCAGCAGAATAGGAAAAAATGTTCTGGTTGGGATTGGAGCAATTTTGCTTGAAGTGGAAATTGGGGATAATTGTATAATTGCATCTGGGAGTGTTGTCAAAGAGGGTGTAGAGGAAAACTCTTTTGTTGCAGGCATTCCAGGAAAAGTGATTAGAGAAGTAAGAAAAGAAGAAATTGAAAAAAATAAAAAGATATGCGAGGAAATGTATAATAAAGCAAAATTGTTAAAGGAAAATGATTGA
- a CDS encoding phosphoadenosine phosphosulfate reductase family protein yields MIYLGKISLKYCDECNIPILKDKCSCGNIAKEVRLTPPGDVRPSFDFDRKMIKKKITEEFGDFYLPENTILNSIPSIDRSDEVIIDGRVAGIFYYDIFCRKFFFQPRPWYASLLEVNKGYVIVDKGAEDAILKTSNLMSPGIVEIDGEIRKGDEVIIFNKEGEVIATGKARMNADEMERGMAVKVRWRGIEKAERKKDRGWKGVIEENANVIEEMERKAFSFIEKVVKAYNMPKSVSFSGGKDSLATLLLVMESGHEFPMLFIDTGLEFEETKRHVYEVADNYGINLIEESASDIFWECLDFFGPPARDYRWCCKTCKLGVAAKTIRKNFGSGVLSFIGQRRYESFGREKHGSIWKNPWVEGQIGASPIQQWSAMHVWLYLFNKKAKWNRLYEEGFSRIGCWLCPACDLAEFEIKKHEKWNDFNEFLINFSKKNNLPEEWLSLGLWRWRKTPKWAGKSYEIKIEREYKVEGNEERVNNFMRMLGEERNEEIVKDLIYRAINCVGCGVCISKCKQGAIYLKDGKAWINDKCIHCLDCMEECPVIVFR; encoded by the coding sequence GTGATTTATCTCGGAAAAATATCACTTAAATACTGTGATGAATGCAATATCCCTATTTTAAAGGATAAATGCTCCTGTGGAAATATTGCAAAGGAAGTTAGACTCACGCCTCCGGGCGATGTGCGCCCTTCGTTTGATTTTGATAGAAAGATGATAAAGAAAAAAATTACTGAGGAATTTGGCGACTTTTATCTTCCAGAAAATACAATTTTAAATAGCATTCCTTCAATAGATAGAAGCGACGAAGTGATAATAGATGGCAGGGTTGCTGGAATTTTTTATTATGATATTTTCTGCAGAAAATTTTTTTTCCAGCCACGCCCATGGTATGCATCCCTACTTGAAGTAAATAAAGGGTATGTTATTGTGGATAAAGGAGCAGAAGATGCAATACTGAAAACATCAAATTTGATGTCTCCAGGCATAGTTGAAATTGACGGAGAAATAAGGAAAGGAGATGAAGTAATTATTTTTAATAAAGAAGGAGAGGTTATTGCAACTGGAAAAGCAAGAATGAATGCAGATGAAATGGAAAGAGGAATGGCGGTTAAGGTAAGATGGAGAGGAATTGAAAAGGCTGAGAGAAAGAAGGATAGAGGGTGGAAGGGAGTAATTGAAGAAAATGCAAATGTTATAGAAGAAATGGAAAGAAAAGCATTTTCATTTATTGAAAAAGTTGTTAAGGCCTACAATATGCCAAAAAGCGTATCATTCAGTGGAGGGAAGGATAGCTTGGCAACTCTCCTTTTAGTTATGGAAAGCGGGCATGAATTTCCAATGCTATTTATAGATACAGGCCTGGAATTTGAGGAAACAAAGAGGCATGTATATGAAGTTGCAGATAACTATGGAATTAATTTAATAGAGGAAAGTGCGAGCGATATATTCTGGGAATGCCTAGATTTTTTTGGTCCCCCAGCAAGGGATTATAGATGGTGCTGTAAGACATGCAAGTTAGGTGTTGCTGCAAAAACTATAAGAAAAAATTTTGGTTCAGGTGTTCTTTCTTTTATAGGACAGAGGAGATATGAATCTTTTGGAAGGGAAAAGCATGGTAGTATTTGGAAAAATCCATGGGTTGAAGGACAGATAGGGGCTTCTCCAATCCAGCAGTGGAGTGCAATGCATGTTTGGCTATATTTATTCAACAAAAAAGCGAAATGGAATAGGTTATACGAAGAGGGATTTAGCAGAATTGGTTGCTGGCTTTGCCCCGCATGTGATTTGGCGGAGTTTGAGATTAAAAAGCATGAAAAATGGAATGATTTCAACGAATTTCTAATAAATTTTTCAAAAAAGAATAATTTGCCAGAAGAATGGCTTAGTCTTGGCTTATGGAGATGGAGAAAAACACCAAAATGGGCTGGTAAATCATATGAAATAAAAATAGAAAGAGAATATAAAGTAGAAGGAAATGAAGAAAGGGTAAATAATTTTATGAGAATGCTGGGGGAAGAAAGAAATGAGGAAATAGTAAAAGATTTGATTTATAGAGCAATAAATTGCGTTGGCTGCGGCGTTTGCATTTCAAAATGCAAGCAAGGAGCAATCTATTTGAAAGATGGGAAGGCGTGGATAAATGACAAATGTATTCATTGCCTGGATTGCATGGAAGAATGCCCGGTAATTGTTTTCAGATAA
- the mvk gene encoding mevalonate kinase, with protein MVVAISPGKIILFGEHGVVYGKPCLSAAISLKVAVSIEESESMKVNNEPLNEKKHSYISKAIEKIWKGGNISISTFSQIPSASGLGSSSALTTACVASLLSMNENFSISETARKSFEVEYEVQKIASPNDTSVCANGGAIFVSCKKEENFLWDIEKEGKKWYVHSVNAPQMNFVIASTGIKSKTPLLIRKVEKFVRQSSFAKELMEDLEDIVIEGKKSLEKNDYVKLGELMNKNQKILHTMGASSKEIEKLTTIAKKAGAYGAKLTGAGGGGSVIAIGDEPEKIVRNINKMGGNAFVVSIAKEGVKVWN; from the coding sequence ATGGTGGTTGCGATCTCTCCAGGAAAAATTATTCTTTTTGGGGAACATGGAGTTGTATATGGCAAACCATGCTTATCTGCTGCAATCTCCCTTAAAGTTGCAGTTAGTATTGAAGAAAGTGAATCAATGAAAGTAAATAATGAGCCGTTAAATGAAAAAAAGCATTCCTACATATCAAAAGCCATAGAAAAAATATGGAAAGGAGGAAATATATCAATTTCAACTTTTTCTCAAATTCCATCAGCAAGCGGGCTCGGCTCATCATCGGCATTAACAACCGCTTGTGTTGCATCACTGCTCTCAATGAATGAAAATTTCAGCATTTCTGAAACTGCAAGAAAAAGTTTTGAAGTAGAATATGAAGTTCAGAAAATAGCAAGCCCGAACGATACTTCGGTATGCGCAAATGGAGGCGCAATTTTTGTTTCATGTAAAAAAGAAGAAAATTTTTTATGGGATATAGAGAAAGAGGGTAAAAAATGGTATGTTCATTCTGTAAACGCCCCTCAGATGAATTTTGTTATTGCAAGCACTGGTATAAAATCAAAAACACCTCTGCTTATTAGGAAAGTAGAGAAGTTTGTAAGGCAATCATCCTTTGCAAAAGAATTGATGGAGGACTTGGAAGATATAGTTATAGAGGGTAAAAAATCTCTCGAAAAAAATGATTATGTCAAGCTCGGCGAACTGATGAACAAAAATCAGAAAATCCTACATACCATGGGGGCAAGCTCAAAAGAAATCGAAAAATTAACAACCATTGCAAAGAAAGCGGGCGCGTATGGCGCAAAACTCACAGGCGCAGGCGGGGGCGGGAGCGTAATAGCAATTGGGGACGAGCCAGAAAAGATTGTTAGGAATATAAATAAAATGGGCGGTAACGCATTTGTTGTATCTATTGCAAAGGAAGGGGTAAAAGTGTGGAATTAA
- a CDS encoding glutamine synthetase, giving the protein MESVLDKIKSGKIKWVQLHFVDLMGKLRVLHIPSSKFIKEKIFENGINFDGSSVGISKVEKSDMILIPDKETFSILPHENGEARIMADIYDTDLKPSPFDSRGILKKALKELKEYEIKISPEMEFYVIKERQDTPKKGGYFAPPPFDEMKNFRKDLSDVLIQSGYNVKYHHHETGSNQHEIEVSEMNAVSSADFCIYFKYISREIAKKYGIKITFMPKPFSDDAGSGMHIHISFYKNGKNVFYDKNDEYGLSKIARFFIGGILHHARGISLLSNPTVNSYKRLVPNFEAPVYVAWARYNRSSLIRIPAKKEVDIEIRNGDPSANPYLFFSAVLYAGIDGIRNKIEYEPVEENIYKMDDREIKRKRIKKLPSTLLEAIEEFEKDDIIRKAIGEASDAIIERKRREWNEYMTEITSVDYNFYMDC; this is encoded by the coding sequence ATGGAAAGCGTATTGGATAAAATAAAGAGTGGTAAAATAAAATGGGTGCAGTTGCATTTTGTTGATTTAATGGGAAAACTAAGAGTGTTACATATTCCTTCGAGTAAATTTATCAAGGAAAAAATATTTGAAAACGGTATAAATTTTGATGGTTCATCTGTTGGTATCAGCAAAGTAGAGAAATCGGATATGATATTAATTCCAGATAAGGAAACATTTTCTATCCTTCCACATGAGAATGGTGAGGCAAGAATTATGGCAGATATATATGATACAGATCTTAAACCATCTCCTTTTGATTCGAGAGGAATTCTCAAAAAAGCATTGAAAGAGCTTAAGGAATATGAAATAAAAATATCTCCCGAAATGGAATTTTATGTTATTAAGGAGAGACAGGACACACCAAAAAAGGGAGGATATTTTGCTCCTCCTCCTTTTGATGAAATGAAAAATTTCAGGAAAGATTTATCTGATGTTTTAATTCAGAGTGGCTACAATGTTAAATATCACCACCATGAAACAGGTTCAAATCAGCATGAAATTGAGGTAAGTGAGATGAATGCAGTTTCTTCAGCAGATTTCTGTATATATTTTAAATACATTTCTAGGGAAATTGCAAAAAAATATGGAATAAAAATCACTTTTATGCCAAAGCCATTTTCTGATGATGCGGGGAGCGGAATGCATATTCATATTTCATTTTATAAAAACGGAAAAAATGTTTTTTATGATAAGAATGATGAATATGGATTGAGTAAAATTGCGAGATTTTTTATAGGAGGAATACTGCATCATGCAAGAGGTATCTCTCTCTTATCCAATCCAACAGTAAATTCCTATAAAAGACTTGTTCCAAATTTTGAGGCGCCTGTTTATGTGGCGTGGGCTAGATACAATAGAAGCAGTTTGATAAGGATACCTGCAAAAAAGGAGGTTGATATAGAGATAAGGAATGGTGACCCATCTGCAAATCCCTATCTATTTTTTTCAGCGGTCTTATATGCTGGAATAGATGGGATAAGAAATAAAATTGAATATGAACCAGTTGAGGAAAATATATATAAAATGGATGATAGAGAAATCAAGAGGAAGAGAATAAAAAAACTACCATCAACACTTCTTGAAGCAATAGAAGAATTTGAGAAAGATGATATTATAAGGAAAGCGATTGGAGAGGCATCTGATGCTATAATTGAGAGAAAAAGGAGAGAATGGAATGAATACATGACGGAAATAACATCAGTGGATTATAATTTTTATATGGACTGCTGA
- a CDS encoding transposase, with amino-acid sequence MEKIFIDSTGFSIIRKGNWKTIKFKEKNTRKWYKLHKLCNSKGEIVAFAITEGDVNDSSLFEDFIEHIPAGSTIYGDKAYFSRKNYNIAEKKGIIFHSPPKKNALAKCRGSKEFAEEVKLYNRI; translated from the coding sequence TTGGAAAAAATTTTCATAGATTCAACAGGTTTTTCAATAATAAGAAAAGGAAATTGGAAGACAATAAAATTTAAGGAAAAAAACACTAGAAAATGGTATAAGCTCCATAAATTATGCAATAGCAAAGGAGAAATAGTAGCTTTTGCCATAACTGAAGGAGATGTAAATGATTCCTCTCTTTTTGAAGATTTTATAGAGCATATACCCGCTGGCTCTACAATTTATGGAGATAAAGCATATTTTTCAAGAAAGAATTATAATATTGCTGAAAAGAAGGGAATAATATTTCATTCCCCTCCTAAGAAAAATGCTTTAGCTAAATGTAGGGGAAGTAAAGAATTTGCAGAAGAAGTTAAATTGTATAATAGGATATGA